The proteins below are encoded in one region of Solenopsis invicta isolate M01_SB chromosome 8, UNIL_Sinv_3.0, whole genome shotgun sequence:
- the LOC120358516 gene encoding uncharacterized protein LOC120358516, which yields MEKEWKGKKDLYSKEKEKYYNRNDWGVSTVEAWERKGGEMELKIIERERDIQKQEEESRILESRYNKKYREIRVKSGESRPRYLEIESLNKIRGGEGIRTLINLKCKNMEEANKYWLREKERECVKVGIIWNIRELSRTEKGLGGIKQRKRRDYGKNLRR from the coding sequence ATGGAGAAAGAGTGGAAGGGAAAAAAGGATTTATAtagcaaagaaaaagaaaaatattacaatagaaatGATTGGGGAGTGAGCACAGTAGAGGCATGGGAGAGGAAAGGGGGAGAGATGGAACTGAAGATCATTGAGAGAGAAAGGGATATACAGAAGCAAGAAGAGGAGAGTAGGATTTTAGAGTCAAGATACAACAAGAAATACAGAGAAATAAGGGTAAAGAGTGGGGAATCCAGACCTAGGTATTTAGAAATAGAAAGTTTAAACAAGATAAGGGGAGGAGAGGGAATCAGGAcactaataaatttgaaatgtaaaaatatggaagaggcaaataaatattggttaagagaaaaagaaagggaaTGCGTGAAGGTTGGGATAATATGGAACATTAGGGAACTGTCAAGAACTGAAAAAGGATTAGGCGGAATTAAGCAAAGGAAAAGACGAGATTATGGAAAAAATCTGAGACGATGA